A genomic window from Salvia hispanica cultivar TCC Black 2014 chromosome 5, UniMelb_Shisp_WGS_1.0, whole genome shotgun sequence includes:
- the LOC125189347 gene encoding putative late blight resistance protein homolog R1A-10, whose translation MGAYASVISLKHTIKRLLNSSQIVLIPPSAGILESASNELQSLRKTLIRVDGGSKSSSRKKINAFDEQITEAVYKLEDLLESDLSDQIISQSSGDWNKFSINLQESEREIVCLVDALKEMELDYIKELDNPEIEEDDGDGDEPIVSTRIDSCGNETKLIGLSDKFLEIKNRLKRVDGLRFVTPITGMAGIGKTALANEIYNDFDISQQFDLRAWVAVGRKWKLKEILLAIVAQVDANMVEIIMDEEVRKIGDYLKERLKVRRHLIVLDDVWDKQVWNELKNSLFKDDDNNRGKILITTRLDQVGRGASNPVSGIVKMRFLDKEESWDLLREKVFGEELCPYQLEKIGRKIAEKCEGLPLMIVAVANLLCGVERTPEYWSEVLEKKNSVFMDAYGAISKVLYPSFEYLAQVLRPCFLYMGVFPQNFEILKSKVVIMWAAEGFPEPLGWQTANEYSEHCLRALSYNNLVLLHKESTIWNIKSSGVKSCLVHTSVWHLCKTEAKKNKFFHMLYKCGDDLEEGIEGQRRLAIHNNILFGIKDVRNLIEDSCASTARSLLCFGPFCRYQVPVCFGLRLLRVVDALTIRFYEFPIEVVKLVQLRYLALTCDGDLPSSISKLWNLQSLIISRHLSIKPFEVPSYIPKEIWDMKELKHLHVVGSDLRDPCGDSLPNLSTLLDVSAVSCTKAIFEAIPNLRKLGIQIESEPDAAEALSFLDQISNLKKLQILKCVVVNPDLMTETLLHPHPHPLPTSLTVLKKLHLSGLGYSWEDMSVIGSLPNLEVLKLRCYAFQGRTWIVEEKRFAKLGYLVIEDTDLVEWEVREGGCPKLYYLSIKHCHLLEEIHGRFGHNFGKIEVVDSNPLVETCLRQMIHGYSSQLKFYDPSIYIHYSWLDKKLKL comes from the coding sequence ATGGGTGCATACGCCAGTGTGATTTCGCTGAAGCACACAATCAAACGTCTCCTAAATTCATCTCAAATCGTGTTGATTCCCCCGTCTGCAGGGATCTTAGAATCTGCCAGCAACGAGCTTCAGTCGTTGCGGAAAACTCTCATAAGAGTGGATGGCGGAAGCAAGAGCAGCAGCAGGAAGAAGATCAACGCTTTTGACGAGCAAATCACAGAGGCGGTGTACAAACTCGAAGATTTGCTCGAATCCGACCTATCAGATCAGATTATTTCACAATCAAGCGGGGATTGGAATAAATTCTCCATAAATCTGCAGGAATCAGAGCGCGAGATTGTGTGCCTCGTCGATGCATTGAAGGAGATGGAGCTGGACTACATCAAAGAATTAGACAATCcagaaattgaagaagatgatggtgatggtgatgaaCCTATTGTTTCGACAAGAATTGATTCTTGTGGAAATGAGACGAAGTTGATTGGATTATCTGATAAATTTCTGGAAATCAAAAATCGGCTTAAACGTGTGGATGGGCTTCGCTTCGTGACGCCTATAACTGGGATGGCTGGAATCGGTAAGACTGCACTTGCTAATGAAATTTATAACGATTTTGATATTTCACAACAGTTTGATCTTCGAGCTTGGGTTGCAGTAGGTAGAAAATGGAAGTTGAAAGAAATCTTACTTGCCATTGTAGCTCAAGTTGATGCTAACATGGTTGAAATTATTATGGATGAAGAGGTGAGAAAGATTGGTGATTATTTGAAAGAAAGGTTGAAAGTTAGGAGGCATCTCattgtgttggatgatgtGTGGGACAAACAAGTTTGGAACGAGTTGAAAAATAGTTTGTTTAAagatgatgataataatagAGGGAAAATCTTGATCACAACTAGGTTAGACCAAGTAGGTCGAGGTGCTAGCAATCCTGTATCAGGAATTGTGAAAATGAGGTTTTTGGATAAGGAAGAAAGCTGGGATCTTCTTCGTGAGAAGGTTTTTGGAGAAGAGTTATGCCCTTATCAGCTAGAGAAGATAGGAAGGAAGATTGCCGAGAAGTGTGAAGGTCTTCCTCTTATGATTGTGGCGGTGGCAAACCTCTTATGTGGAGTAGAGAGGACGCCTGAGTATTGGAGTGAGGTATTGGAGAAAAAGAACTCGGTTTTTATGGATGCATATGGTGCAATATCAAAGGTTTTGTATCCAAGTTTCGAGTACTTGGCTCAGGTGTTGAGGCCATGTTTTCTTTATATGGGAGTTTTTcctcaaaattttgagatattgAAATCAAAGGTGGTCATAATGTGGGCGGCTGAGGGATTTCCTGAGCCATTGGGATGGCAAACTGCAAATGAATATAGTGAGCATTGTTTGAGAGCTCTTAGTTACAATAATCTTGTTTTGCTTCATAAAGAAAGCACAATTTGGAACATTAAATCCTCTGGGGTGAAATCTTGCTTGGTTCATACTTCTGTGTGGCATTTATGCAAAACGGAAGCTAAGAAAAACAAGTTCTTTCATATGTTATATAAGTGTGGTGATGATCTTGAAGAGGGTATAGAAGGCCAACGGCGACTGGCTATCCataataacattttatttggCATCAAAGATGTGCGTAACTTGATTGAGGATAGTTGTGCATCAACTGCTCGTTCTCTCTTATGTTTTGGCCCATTCTGTCGTTATCAAGTTCCCGTTTGTTTTGGTTTAAGGTTGTTGAGGGTGGTGGATGCTCTTACAATCCGTTTCTATGAGTTCCCAATTGAGGTAGTGAAACTGGTTCAGTTGAGGTATCTTGCCCTCACTTGTGATGGGGATCTCCCTTCTTCCATATCCAAACTTTGGAACCTTCAGTCCTTGATTATATCCCGACATCTTAGCATCAAGCCTTTTGAGGTTCCATCGTACATTCCTAAGGAGATATGGGATATGAAGGAACTGAAGCATCTTCATGTTGTGGGAAGCGATCTACGAGATCCTTGTGGTGATTCGTTACCAAACCTCTCAACACTTTTAGACGTGAGTGCTGTTAGTTGCACAAAGGCGATTTTTGAAGCAATTCCTAATCTAAGGAAGTTAGGAATTCAAATTGAGTCAGAGCCTGACGCTGCTGAGGCATTGAGTTTCcttgatcaaatttccaatcTCAAAAAACTGCAGATACTCAAATGTGTAGTCGTGAATCCTGACCTAATGACCGAAACACTTCTCCATCCGCATCCACATCCTCTTCCAACATCGCTGACAGTTCTTAAGAAGCTGCATTTGAGTGGGTTGGGATATTCTTGGGAAGATATGAGTGTGATTGGATCATTGCCGAATCTTGAAGTACTCAAGTTGCGATGCTATGCCTTTCAAGGTCGGACATGGATAGTAGAAGAGAAAAGATTTGCAAAACTTGGATATCTTGTGATTGAAGACACTGATTTGGTGGAGTGGGAAGTGAGAGAGGGAGGCTGCCCAAAACTCTACTATTTGAGCATAAAACATTGCCATTTGTTGGAAGAGATTCATGGAAGATTTGGtcataattttggaaaaattgaaGTCGTTGACAGCAACCCTTTAGTGGAGACATGTCTGAGGCAAATGATACATGGTTACTCCTCTCAACTGAAATTTTATGACCCCAgtatttatattcattattcatGGCTTGATAAGAAGCTGAAGTTATGA